A single region of the Corallococcus caeni genome encodes:
- a CDS encoding SMI1/KNR4 family protein: MSMDSLLAEFSRLHFPNPPATSAQLTAFETRTGWKLDDDLRAFYLHANGGTLFRPLSSAKYCILPLDEIERARVAIRGRDEDNAGPASHYTLVDMQDTNYVILDVATRTTGCYPLLDAFHETYPDETPCIATSFEEFLEKALRSGNRAFWLSNETSES, translated from the coding sequence ATGTCCATGGACAGCTTGCTGGCCGAATTCTCCCGGCTCCACTTCCCCAACCCGCCCGCGACGTCCGCGCAGCTCACCGCATTCGAGACGCGCACCGGCTGGAAGCTGGACGACGACCTGCGCGCCTTTTACTTGCATGCGAACGGCGGCACCCTCTTCAGACCCCTGTCGAGCGCGAAGTACTGCATCCTTCCACTGGACGAGATTGAGCGGGCCCGCGTCGCCATCCGCGGAAGAGACGAGGACAACGCAGGCCCTGCCTCGCATTACACACTGGTGGATATGCAGGACACCAACTACGTCATCCTGGATGTGGCCACGCGGACCACCGGCTGCTATCCGTTGCTCGACGCCTTCCACGAGACGTACCCGGACGAGACGCCGTGCATCGCCACTTCGTTCGAGGAGTTCCTTGAGAAAGCGCTGCGCAGCGGCAACCGGGCGTTCTGGTTGAGCAACGAAACGTCAGAAAGCTGA
- a CDS encoding MotA/TolQ/ExbB proton channel family protein, translated as MNFTLADLWTHMGPVAQLIVILMGVMSMVSLLILAERTIVFRASRRHSRRYAAQLDSLLASGDFDAAAEVKTEKDVGYLGRTIRAGLTAYRISATDSREEAMESVARSLERQAQREVQSLKRGLGHLATVGSTAPFVGLLGTTIGIVTAFQEMGAANSGGIGTISTGISEALVTTAFGLLVAIPAVMGYNSLQGWVDARAVDLSEASNEFLDATSRALKRTRGSVR; from the coding sequence ATGAACTTCACACTCGCGGATCTGTGGACCCACATGGGTCCGGTCGCACAGCTCATCGTCATCCTCATGGGCGTGATGTCGATGGTGTCCCTCCTCATCCTCGCCGAGCGCACGATCGTCTTCCGCGCGTCCCGCCGCCACTCGCGCAGGTACGCCGCGCAGCTGGACTCCCTGCTCGCCAGTGGCGACTTCGACGCCGCCGCCGAGGTGAAGACGGAGAAGGACGTGGGCTACCTGGGGAGGACCATCCGCGCGGGGCTGACGGCCTACCGCATCTCCGCCACCGACAGTCGTGAGGAGGCCATGGAGTCCGTGGCGCGCAGCCTGGAGCGACAGGCGCAGCGGGAGGTCCAGAGCCTCAAGCGCGGCCTGGGCCACCTCGCCACCGTGGGCTCCACTGCCCCCTTCGTGGGCCTGCTCGGCACCACCATCGGCATCGTCACCGCGTTCCAGGAGATGGGCGCCGCGAACTCGGGCGGCATCGGGACCATCTCGACGGGCATCTCCGAGGCGCTCGTCACCACGGCCTTCGGCCTGCTCGTCGCCATCCCCGCGGTCATGGGCTACAACTCCCTGCAGGGCTGGGTGGACGCCCGCGCGGTGGACCTCTCCGAGGCGAGCAACGAGTTCCTCGATGCCACCTCCCGCGCCCTCAAGCGCACGCGCGGTTCCGTGCGGTGA
- a CDS encoding DMT family transporter yields the protein MSTPLLTLLALLGFAANSLLCRAALSGGAARGIDAGSFTLVRLASGALVLALLLRLRRDGRGATGHGSWASALALFVYAAGFSFAYVRIGAGVGALLLFGCVQLTMLAAGLARGERPRALEWAGLAVALAGFAGLTLPGASAPDALGAGLMAAAGVAWGIYSLRGRASTDPLAATAGNFARSVPLALVLVMLARALDVAPHPSSKGLLLAVTSGALASGVGYSLWYAALPHLSSARAAVVQLCVPVIAAVGAVLLLGEPLTQRLLLGGTALLAGVLLSLRAKQRQAPLRNLKR from the coding sequence GTGAGCACTCCCCTCCTCACCCTGCTTGCCCTCCTGGGCTTCGCCGCGAACTCGCTGCTGTGCCGCGCGGCCCTCTCGGGTGGCGCGGCGCGCGGCATCGACGCGGGCTCGTTCACGCTGGTGCGGCTTGCGTCAGGAGCGCTGGTGCTCGCGCTGCTGCTGCGGCTCCGGCGGGACGGCCGCGGGGCGACGGGGCACGGGAGCTGGGCGTCGGCGCTCGCGCTCTTCGTGTATGCGGCCGGCTTCAGCTTCGCGTACGTGCGCATCGGGGCGGGCGTGGGCGCCCTGCTGCTCTTCGGCTGCGTGCAGCTCACCATGCTCGCGGCAGGGCTCGCGCGCGGTGAGCGGCCGCGCGCGCTCGAGTGGGCGGGGCTCGCGGTGGCACTCGCCGGGTTCGCAGGGCTCACGCTCCCTGGAGCGAGCGCGCCGGATGCGCTCGGCGCGGGGCTCATGGCCGCGGCGGGCGTCGCGTGGGGCATCTACAGCCTGCGGGGGCGCGCGAGCACGGATCCTCTGGCGGCAACGGCCGGCAACTTCGCGCGCAGCGTGCCGCTGGCCCTGGTGCTCGTGATGCTCGCCCGCGCCCTGGACGTGGCCCCCCATCCGTCATCGAAGGGGCTGCTGCTCGCGGTCACGTCAGGCGCGCTCGCCTCGGGCGTGGGCTACAGCCTCTGGTACGCAGCGCTGCCCCACCTGAGCAGCGCGCGCGCGGCGGTGGTGCAGCTGTGCGTCCCGGTCATCGCGGCGGTGGGCGCGGTGCTGCTGCTCGGAGAGCCCCTCACCCAACGGCTGCTCCTGGGTGGCACCGCGCTGCTCGCGGGCGTGCTGCTGAGCCTGCGTGCGAAGCAGCGTCAGGCCCCGCTCCGCAATCTCAAACGCTGA
- a CDS encoding multicopper oxidase family protein: MSIHTTETAHAPVREEDVPRTSEREGSPGSLPEAGGTGTLTRRSMLATAGATLTGGALLLSGSAARAQSEFPAARGPREGSAAGTGPRQARQDGLRPGMPHRDYQPVVVPNGSKLPWKVVDGVKVFHLVAEEVEHEFAPGLKAFCWGYNGRVHGPTIEAVEGDRVRIYVTNRLPAPTTVHWHGILLPNGMDGVGGLNQKSIAPGETFSYEFTLRQSGTNMYHSHHDEMTQIGLGLTGMFVIHPRRPVGPRVDRDFVILLHEWRIDVGTRRPNPNEMTDFNVLTMNAKAFPGTEPLVVRQGERVRIRLGNLSPQNHHPIHLHGFHFRITETDGGRVPESAQKPEATVIVPVGSARAIEFVADAPGDWALHCHMTHHVMNQMGHAFPNMIGVKPDGLDAKVRALLPGYMTMGQTGMAEMGGMGMPIPPNSIPMVGRQGKHDDITMGGMFTVLKVRERLDGYKDPGWYDNPPGTLAEAASTEGLRRDGIDVDAPAPVEPGSPA; encoded by the coding sequence ATGAGCATCCACACGACCGAGACCGCGCACGCACCGGTCCGCGAGGAGGACGTCCCCAGAACTTCGGAGCGCGAGGGCTCCCCTGGAAGCCTTCCCGAGGCGGGAGGAACGGGAACCCTGACCCGGCGAAGCATGCTGGCGACAGCGGGCGCGACGCTCACGGGAGGTGCGCTGCTGCTGAGCGGATCCGCGGCTCGCGCCCAGTCGGAGTTCCCGGCGGCTCGCGGGCCTCGCGAGGGCTCCGCCGCGGGCACCGGCCCGCGACAAGCGAGGCAGGACGGGCTGCGCCCCGGGATGCCCCACCGGGACTATCAGCCCGTGGTGGTGCCCAATGGCTCCAAGCTGCCGTGGAAGGTGGTGGACGGCGTGAAGGTCTTCCACCTGGTCGCCGAGGAGGTGGAGCACGAGTTCGCGCCCGGGCTGAAGGCCTTCTGCTGGGGTTACAACGGCCGGGTCCATGGCCCGACCATCGAGGCGGTGGAGGGAGACAGGGTGCGCATCTACGTCACCAACCGGCTGCCCGCGCCCACCACCGTGCACTGGCACGGCATCCTGCTGCCCAACGGCATGGACGGCGTGGGAGGCCTCAATCAGAAGTCCATCGCCCCTGGTGAGACGTTCAGCTACGAGTTCACCCTGCGCCAGTCAGGGACGAACATGTACCACTCGCACCATGACGAGATGACGCAGATCGGCCTCGGACTGACGGGCATGTTCGTCATCCACCCGCGCCGGCCCGTGGGGCCCCGCGTCGACCGGGACTTCGTCATCCTGCTGCATGAATGGCGCATCGACGTCGGCACCCGTCGGCCCAATCCAAACGAGATGACGGACTTCAACGTGCTCACCATGAACGCGAAGGCATTCCCGGGCACGGAGCCGCTCGTCGTACGCCAGGGTGAGCGGGTGCGCATCCGGCTGGGCAACCTGAGCCCGCAGAACCACCACCCCATCCACCTGCATGGCTTTCACTTCCGCATCACCGAGACTGACGGCGGACGTGTCCCCGAGTCCGCGCAGAAGCCGGAGGCGACGGTGATCGTCCCCGTGGGCAGCGCACGCGCCATCGAGTTCGTGGCGGACGCGCCCGGCGACTGGGCCCTGCATTGCCATATGACCCACCACGTGATGAACCAGATGGGCCACGCCTTCCCCAACATGATTGGCGTGAAACCGGATGGGCTGGACGCGAAGGTGCGCGCGCTGCTGCCCGGCTACATGACGATGGGCCAGACGGGCATGGCGGAGATGGGCGGGATGGGGATGCCGATCCCACCCAACTCCATCCCCATGGTGGGACGCCAGGGCAAGCACGATGACATCACCATGGGAGGCATGTTCACCGTGCTCAAGGTTCGCGAGCGCCTGGACGGCTACAAGGACCCGGGCTGGTACGACAACCCGCCCGGCACGCTGGCCGAGGCGGCGAGCACGGAGGGGCTGCGCCGGGACGGCATCGACGTGGACGCCCCGGCACCGGTCGAGCCCGGCTCACCGGCTTGA